In the Ipomoea triloba cultivar NCNSP0323 chromosome 6, ASM357664v1 genome, one interval contains:
- the LOC116023055 gene encoding auxin-induced protein 10A5-like: MSACSKIRHIVRLRQMLRRWRKKAARGRVPADVPTGHVAVTVGSSCKRFVVRATYLNHPVFVKLLSQAEEEYGFTNAGPLTIPCDESLFEEALRYVARPQSNAGSARCVNLTELQRYCSVGLRNNLEIWTESRPLLHGVSDKSVC, encoded by the coding sequence ATGTCTGCGTGCAGCAAAATCCGCCACATTGTGAGGCTCCGCCAGATGCTACGGCGGTGGAGGAAGAAGGCGGCGCGGGGGCGCGTCCCGGCGGACGTGCCGACGGGACACGTGGCGGTGACGGTGGGGAGCAGCTGCAAGAGATTCGTGGTGCGCGCGACGTACCTGAATCATCCGGTGTTCGTGAAGCTTCTGTCGCAGGCGGAGGAGGAATACGGGTTCACCAACGCCGGCCCGTTAACGATCCCCTGCGACGAGTCGTTGTTCGAAGAGGCTCTCCGGTACGTGGCCCGGCCCCAATCGAACGCCGGCTCGGCCCGATGCGTGAACTTGACGGAGCTTCAGAGATACTGCTCCGTCGGTCTCCGGAATAACCTAGAAATCTGGACGGAGTCGCGGCCGCTTCTGCACGGCGTCTCCGATAAATCGGTTTGTTAA